One genomic window of Candidatus Bathyarchaeota archaeon includes the following:
- a CDS encoding isoprenylcysteine carboxylmethyltransferase family protein — MYIWFFICVLGAIAIVPLHFLSVEHLKLEKRYGKEKGTGIGEILGLISGWGFFLFWIGIWVSPQPRFVVPILQNLLITVPLFNSLIPSIHLIVCMIFLLPGAWLAINGVKEITLKAAEIHRTEKLVTEGVYSVVRHPQYLGGLLAHVGISFLLSSLYSQLSTPLMIVLIYVISWKEEKELIREFGEEYEAYKKKVPMIIPRLRG, encoded by the coding sequence GTGTATATTTGGTTTTTCATCTGCGTATTAGGTGCGATTGCAATAGTACCACTTCATTTTTTGTCAGTTGAGCACTTAAAACTTGAAAAGAGATACGGAAAGGAGAAAGGAACCGGAATCGGAGAGATTCTTGGTCTAATTTCAGGATGGGGCTTTTTCCTTTTCTGGATAGGAATCTGGGTTTCGCCTCAACCTAGATTTGTTGTACCGATTCTTCAGAATCTGTTAATCACGGTACCACTATTCAATTCCCTTATTCCTTCTATTCACCTGATAGTTTGCATGATTTTCCTCTTGCCAGGCGCTTGGCTAGCAATCAATGGTGTAAAGGAGATAACCCTGAAAGCAGCAGAAATTCATCGAACAGAGAAACTTGTCACTGAAGGCGTCTATTCCGTTGTTAGACATCCACAATATCTTGGCGGGCTGCTAGCACATGTAGGAATTTCATTTCTATTATCTTCATTATATTCTCAGCTCTCTACTCCCTTGATGATTGTGCTTATTTATGTCATCTCATGGAAAGAGGAGAAAGAGCTGATCAGAGAATTTGGCGAAGAATATGAAGCGTATAAGAAAAAGGTGCCAATGATAATACCAAGATTAAGAGGATGA
- the arsB gene encoding ACR3 family arsenite efflux transporter, which translates to MEKTLGTFEKYLYIWIAVCMIVGLVLSQVFPALSIAINNWQIYGISIPIGICLFLMMYPALLNLQMSELKKLSKNPKPVILTIFSNWIVAPIVTVVLAYIFLQGHDQLIVSLILLGSSPCTAMVLVWGSLARGNQEQNMINTTLNTLTIMFLYAPVVSLLTGIQDIPIDRIALLITVFVFIGTPLILGYISKEYITKKRGKKWFLNVYRPRVGKIAILALLTTLVVLFSLNGDVLVKHPEEMILVSIPLLVGFSIVVGYNLIVTKMAGLKYREGIITVIIGSSSHFEIAIASAIGLYGLGSLAALGTTMGLFWEVPIMLGLVYLGKKLNERGFWVKE; encoded by the coding sequence ATGGAAAAAACTCTTGGAACCTTTGAAAAATATCTTTACATTTGGATAGCTGTATGTATGATTGTAGGTTTAGTTTTGTCACAAGTGTTCCCAGCACTCAGTATTGCAATCAATAATTGGCAAATATATGGAATCTCAATCCCTATCGGTATATGTTTGTTTTTAATGATGTATCCCGCTCTTCTGAATTTGCAAATGTCAGAATTGAAGAAATTATCTAAGAATCCTAAACCAGTTATTTTAACTATTTTTTCGAATTGGATTGTTGCCCCGATTGTCACAGTAGTTTTGGCTTACATATTTCTACAAGGACATGATCAACTTATTGTTTCCCTTATTTTGTTGGGATCTAGTCCTTGTACAGCAATGGTTTTAGTCTGGGGTTCTTTAGCTAGGGGAAATCAAGAGCAGAATATGATCAATACAACGCTAAATACGTTAACAATCATGTTCCTATATGCCCCTGTTGTCTCTTTATTGACTGGAATTCAAGACATTCCAATCGATAGAATTGCACTCTTGATTACAGTATTTGTTTTCATAGGAACCCCGTTAATACTTGGATATATCTCAAAAGAATACATTACTAAGAAAAGGGGGAAGAAATGGTTCCTTAATGTTTATAGACCAAGAGTTGGAAAAATAGCAATACTTGCATTATTGACGACCCTAGTCGTTCTATTTTCTCTGAATGGGGATGTACTGGTAAAACATCCAGAGGAAATGATTTTAGTTTCAATTCCTTTGTTGGTAGGTTTCTCCATCGTGGTTGGATATAACTTGATTGTTACGAAAATGGCGGGTCTCAAATATAGAGAGGGAATAATAACCGTAATTATAGGTTCATCTAGCCATTTTGAAATTGCAATTGCATCGGCAATCGGTCTATATGGGTTGGGTTCTCTAGCTGCCTTAGGAACTACTATGGGATTGTTTTGGGAAGTCCCCATCATGCTTGGTCTTGTTTACCTAGGCAAAAAATTAAACGAGAGGGGATTTTGGGTAAAAGAATAA